One genomic window of Prosthecobacter algae includes the following:
- a CDS encoding efflux transporter outer membrane subunit, with amino-acid sequence MKITNPPRPLIGLTGLALAVLMGGCTSVSRHESDLAIPAAWKGKKSGVVPLDTAGLTQWWRKLNDPILNQVLAQALQSSPDVRTALARIDESRARRGVEKATLFPSITTGSTGRGERSDSKLTGLSTSESYSASVDMSWEVDLFGKLRQNVNAASADLAQATENYHAAQVTLAAEVAEAYVDLRTAQAQLEVYQRNLSTRGDTVQITRWREQAGESTTFETQQAASTLEQARATLPSLKQTIEQTQNRLALLSGKTPGALNALLAPPRRVPVPAAVLALGIPADTLRQRPDVRAAERGVEAAVARTKSAEKERYPTFTLSGSLGVDALKAGSLLSPEVAAASLLGNLSAPIFNAGRIRQTINVQSAQEKQALIAYESTVLQALSEVENALIAVSRSSERLRTLDGAVTSAKEAATLAAQSYEAGQIDLLQVLDAQRTLLSLEEQQTLTQGDRASAHIQLYKALGGGWSRQG; translated from the coding sequence ATGAAAATCACCAACCCCCCCCGCCCCCTCATCGGCCTGACTGGATTGGCTCTAGCAGTGCTGATGGGGGGCTGCACTTCCGTTTCACGGCATGAGAGTGACCTCGCTATCCCTGCCGCATGGAAGGGAAAAAAATCTGGTGTGGTTCCACTGGATACCGCAGGCCTGACACAGTGGTGGCGTAAGTTGAATGATCCAATCCTTAATCAAGTGCTTGCTCAGGCTTTGCAGTCCAGCCCTGATGTGCGCACAGCCTTAGCACGGATCGACGAATCGCGGGCCCGGCGTGGGGTGGAAAAAGCCACGCTTTTCCCCTCGATCACTACTGGCAGCACAGGCCGTGGCGAACGCAGTGATAGCAAGCTGACGGGCCTTTCCACGAGTGAAAGCTACAGTGCCAGTGTGGACATGAGTTGGGAGGTAGATCTATTTGGTAAGCTGCGTCAAAACGTCAACGCGGCCTCCGCAGACCTCGCCCAGGCGACTGAAAACTACCACGCTGCCCAGGTGACTTTAGCCGCCGAAGTGGCCGAGGCTTATGTGGACCTCCGCACCGCCCAGGCCCAACTGGAAGTGTATCAACGAAATCTCTCCACCCGTGGGGATACCGTCCAGATCACCCGCTGGCGTGAGCAGGCAGGCGAAAGCACCACCTTTGAAACCCAACAGGCCGCCAGTACCCTGGAGCAGGCACGCGCCACCCTGCCCAGCTTGAAGCAGACGATCGAGCAGACTCAAAACCGCCTCGCCTTGCTGTCTGGCAAGACCCCCGGCGCGCTCAATGCCCTACTGGCTCCACCCCGCCGCGTACCCGTGCCTGCAGCCGTTCTGGCTCTGGGCATCCCTGCAGACACGCTGCGCCAGCGGCCAGATGTGCGTGCGGCGGAGCGTGGTGTGGAGGCCGCCGTGGCACGCACGAAATCGGCCGAAAAGGAGCGCTACCCCACCTTCACTCTCAGCGGCTCTTTGGGCGTCGATGCTCTGAAGGCGGGCAGTCTGCTCTCTCCTGAAGTCGCCGCTGCGAGCCTGCTGGGAAATCTCTCTGCCCCCATCTTCAATGCGGGGCGCATTCGGCAGACCATCAATGTCCAGAGTGCCCAGGAAAAGCAGGCGCTCATCGCTTATGAGTCCACCGTGCTGCAGGCCTTGTCTGAAGTGGAGAATGCCCTCATCGCCGTGAGCCGTAGCAGCGAGCGGCTACGCACGCTGGATGGCGCGGTGACCTCTGCCAAAGAGGCAGCCACCCTGGCCGCGCAGAGTTATGAAGCCGGGCAAATCGATCTCCTGCAAGTGCTAGACGCACAACGCACGCTTTTGAGCCTGGAAGAGCAGCAAACCCTCACCCAGGGAGATCGCGCCAGTGCCCACATACAGCTCTACAAAGCCCTCGGCGGCGGCTGGTCGCGCCAGGGTTAG
- a CDS encoding gluconate:H+ symporter, producing MTPESIHLLYLSAGAVAVLIVLIAWLRMNAFLALLMAGLVIGLGSGMGPAKAMTSFQDGMGATLGGIAGVLGLGTILGGLLAASGGAEVLAKELIRLFGPKRVHWCLMVLALCIGLTTWFAVGLVMLVPILVTLARETKEPFLKLAIPMLAVLSIMHGVMPPHPGPVVALDALGADLGKVLLWGLLAAVPVAAISGPIFARWAVKHVHVETPEPPPVDPILAARAKPSLFITSAVLALPILLLLSQTIAELFFTKDHPVRGVTTVIGNPTLALGISVIFAGIVFRFSKTEALKIGEKAIAAVGMTLLVVGGGGGFNRVLRDCGAADAIGQMASAAHLPPLVFGWVCAALVRVATGSATVAITAASGLVAPLVIGNPNVNPELVVVGIGCGSLFLSHLNDAGFWIVKETLGMTVGQTLRTWTVTETLVGITGLFVAWGLDMVF from the coding sequence GTGACTCCTGAATCCATCCACCTGCTGTATCTCTCTGCTGGCGCCGTCGCGGTGCTGATTGTTCTCATCGCATGGCTGCGCATGAATGCCTTCTTGGCCCTCCTGATGGCAGGCTTGGTGATCGGTCTCGGCTCCGGCATGGGGCCTGCCAAGGCGATGACTTCCTTTCAGGACGGCATGGGTGCCACGCTGGGTGGCATTGCAGGTGTTCTGGGTCTGGGGACCATCCTCGGCGGCCTTCTGGCGGCCTCAGGTGGGGCAGAAGTATTGGCGAAGGAATTGATCCGTCTTTTTGGCCCGAAGCGCGTCCATTGGTGTCTGATGGTGCTCGCCCTTTGCATCGGCCTCACCACTTGGTTCGCCGTGGGTTTGGTGATGCTGGTGCCCATCCTGGTGACCTTAGCACGCGAGACGAAGGAACCCTTTTTAAAGCTAGCCATTCCCATGCTGGCGGTGCTGTCCATCATGCATGGCGTCATGCCTCCGCATCCTGGACCCGTCGTGGCGCTGGATGCCCTGGGCGCAGATCTCGGCAAAGTGCTCCTGTGGGGCTTACTCGCGGCCGTTCCTGTGGCCGCCATCTCGGGGCCTATCTTTGCTCGCTGGGCCGTGAAACACGTGCATGTGGAGACACCCGAGCCTCCTCCCGTGGACCCTATTTTGGCAGCGCGTGCAAAGCCTTCCCTTTTTATCACCAGCGCCGTTTTGGCTCTGCCCATCTTACTGCTGCTCAGCCAGACGATTGCCGAGCTTTTCTTTACCAAAGATCATCCCGTGAGAGGTGTCACCACGGTGATTGGAAATCCCACCTTGGCTCTCGGCATCTCGGTGATCTTTGCGGGCATCGTCTTTCGCTTCAGCAAAACCGAGGCGCTCAAGATCGGTGAAAAAGCCATCGCAGCCGTGGGCATGACCTTGCTCGTTGTCGGTGGTGGGGGTGGTTTCAATCGCGTGCTCAGGGATTGTGGCGCGGCGGATGCCATCGGCCAGATGGCCTCGGCAGCGCATCTGCCGCCGCTTGTTTTTGGCTGGGTCTGTGCCGCCCTCGTGCGTGTGGCGACTGGGTCTGCCACAGTGGCCATCACGGCTGCTAGTGGTCTGGTGGCTCCCTTGGTCATCGGCAACCCGAATGTGAACCCTGAGCTCGTCGTCGTTGGTATCGGCTGTGGCTCTCTTTTCCTTTCGCATCTCAACGATGCTGGTTTCTGGATCGTGAAGGAGACTCTCGGCATGACCGTGGGCCAGACCCTACGCACTTGGACGGTGACGGAAACACTGGTGGGCATCACCGGTCTATTTGTCGCCTGGGGTCTGGACATGGTCTTTTAA
- a CDS encoding GNAT family N-acetyltransferase — translation MAFDPERELSFSLADGTPLCVRSIRPEDRDFITEAFRRLSPESRYFRFWTRVRELNPRLIEEICSPDQKDHVAWVARHQTRDDIPGVGGASFWRLKEDATAAEVSFTVADEFQGRGVATLLLAVLWEHAVSLGITRLVGHVLHENVAMRAWWDALGATEQEAPRHWLTTLVLDESLLEDNSAGSSLRARLTQVRAWMNEENVLKD, via the coding sequence ATGGCCTTTGACCCCGAGCGCGAACTCAGCTTTTCCCTGGCGGATGGCACACCCCTGTGTGTGCGTTCCATCCGGCCAGAGGATCGTGATTTCATCACGGAGGCCTTTCGTCGTCTTTCGCCGGAGTCTCGGTACTTTCGTTTTTGGACGCGCGTTCGCGAATTAAACCCCCGCCTTATTGAGGAGATCTGCTCGCCTGATCAGAAAGACCATGTCGCCTGGGTGGCTCGGCACCAGACTCGCGATGACATCCCCGGCGTGGGCGGGGCCTCCTTTTGGCGATTGAAAGAGGATGCCACCGCCGCCGAAGTTTCCTTTACCGTGGCCGATGAATTCCAGGGACGTGGCGTGGCTACTTTGTTGCTGGCTGTGCTTTGGGAGCATGCGGTCAGTCTTGGCATCACGCGTTTGGTGGGGCATGTGCTGCATGAAAACGTCGCCATGCGTGCTTGGTGGGATGCGCTCGGGGCTACGGAGCAGGAGGCCCCGCGCCACTGGCTCACCACGTTGGTATTGGACGAATCTTTGCTGGAGGATAACTCGGCAGGCAGCAGCTTGCGGGCTCGTTTGACTCAGGTGCGGGCCTGGATGAATGAGGAAAACGTGCTGAAGGATTGA
- a CDS encoding PVC-type heme-binding CxxCH protein yields the protein MKRLILAAAFLSSFSLSQIASAAEPLRVFIRAGKKSHAPGAHDFPQFLKDWVPLLNERGAQADGGLEFPTKEQLDKTDVLILHAQEAGNIKIGEERKNLMEFLKRGGGLVVIHAAAVSRDHDWFKTIIGGSWNFSRTKWLEAPMSLYFTDHENPITKDISNFDLDDEIYYDMDMLPEAKILAAAYTPKAADTGGKGNKEAQQRAAEAVAKKKAVNIYDIQPQMWTYEKENYRAFTCIPGHWYKNFSHVGIKTAILRGIAWAGKRENVDELCKPEELGDALRYAEGGVPRPQEMPKQLEIHPEFDLTLVAAEPLINKPMNIDWDDKGRLWVVETPEYPNGLRQANVDAWKDSGSIKPGQYEREPLDRVSILSDSDGDGVMDKKTVFAEKIELATSSVFYKNGIIVCAAPDIWFFEDTDGDDKADKRTKIYTNLGNRDTHAVINNMRWGMDGWVYATHGYSSTEDAKSGDGSKGFGPIGAGVVRFKPDGSAIEQYASRGGNTWGLDITTDGQVFYTQPTSGNHFIHVVLPEYVLAKGKLPGVVGTNAMLPKEPTYPAMHWEQQAYVQIDQVGSYTAAAGCAIYEGGAWPQKWNYGYFTTEPTLNIVSHFMVEPDGVTYKAKREPGREQTEFIRSSNLWFRPIEVRVGPDGALYVVDFCNQAIIHNDTRGPTHGPANAAVRPDRDHYYGRIWKVQHKQAKQVAAHVSTNSNGTQGSAALKTYEAAQQAVQSDTGRQQVLKDFAGAQDDWTRSAIIAACGSQAQFCVEAALISPLAGKLDSFVAALLPSSLPAGAAQLITACASTDSAVDALKITLLRGISQQVNEAPKFTPELTASLNKLLAQPSLAAATLPLITKWDKDRALAAEVKAQLGQFTTTLSDKAAPVEARINAAKALISVGGEASGSVVQALAAPDSPEALQSAIIAAMDDSGQVLDLVPAMSRLKAGLQNKAFEAILKRADATSALLAAVKEGQLDRALFAPGDVARLRSHPNKPIARTANELFKINNTAKDAIIAKLIPEVEKPGNVANGKMLFSAACAVCHKLGDIGVAVGPPLDGMGAHGPAELLIHIVDPNREVDPSFWAFNITTKKGEALQGVITSENTATVTLATQVGKREVAKAEIDKRENTRRSLMPEGLDALGPEALRDILAFICGDASKHYRILNLAEAYTADSREGVFAGPAANQGQVRLAKLGNVQVNQVPFFIQDAAKSATGANLIVLKGGPPKSQSATFPAKVEVPIHVATKRLQLLSGIAGWGFPAVKNEVPVLKATVIYDSGEKEEFTFLNGVHFSDYVRNVEVPGSNFVEGITQGQQMRLISMDLTKKGVAKTLLLESPERNPTAPVIVAITADIEGKGPAPANASGGRKDNAQMEPKEGGKGDGPLVPATPPQWEAGKTKVLVIGGGSSHNFATFFGSTDVATLKTAGYSVHYTEDRDQAASELPQADVAVVSVNRKFFDTAAYRKALMDFAAAGKGIIMLHPGTWYGFTGWPELNAQIVGGGSRGHDKIHPFEVKTVKEHPIMEGVPASFTVEDELYYMNAEPEKIPAGTAAIEVLAETSPSNKFNKPHPSIWITKHPTAKVVGIALGHDQRVHDMEAFQKLLTNAVKWASGK from the coding sequence ATGAAGCGTCTCATCCTGGCCGCCGCCTTTCTTTCCTCTTTCAGCCTTTCGCAGATTGCTTCTGCGGCTGAGCCTTTGCGGGTTTTTATCCGCGCGGGTAAAAAGTCACATGCCCCTGGGGCCCATGATTTCCCCCAATTTCTCAAAGACTGGGTGCCCCTGCTGAACGAGCGCGGAGCGCAGGCCGATGGTGGGCTGGAATTTCCCACCAAGGAGCAACTGGATAAAACGGATGTGCTCATCCTTCACGCCCAGGAGGCCGGAAACATCAAAATCGGCGAGGAACGCAAGAACCTCATGGAATTCTTGAAGCGAGGTGGTGGCCTCGTGGTCATCCATGCGGCGGCCGTTTCCCGCGATCATGATTGGTTCAAGACGATCATCGGAGGGTCCTGGAACTTTAGCCGCACCAAGTGGCTGGAGGCGCCCATGAGCCTCTACTTCACCGATCACGAAAACCCCATCACGAAGGACATCTCGAACTTTGATCTGGATGACGAGATCTACTATGACATGGACATGCTGCCCGAGGCCAAGATCCTCGCCGCCGCCTACACCCCTAAAGCCGCAGACACGGGAGGCAAAGGCAACAAGGAGGCCCAGCAGCGTGCTGCCGAGGCCGTCGCCAAAAAGAAAGCCGTGAACATCTACGACATCCAGCCGCAGATGTGGACTTACGAGAAAGAAAACTACCGCGCTTTCACCTGTATTCCCGGCCACTGGTACAAAAACTTTTCCCATGTCGGCATCAAGACCGCCATCCTGCGCGGCATCGCCTGGGCAGGGAAACGGGAGAACGTGGACGAACTCTGCAAGCCGGAGGAACTGGGCGATGCGCTGCGTTACGCCGAAGGCGGCGTGCCGCGCCCGCAGGAGATGCCGAAGCAGCTCGAAATACACCCAGAATTTGACCTGACCCTGGTCGCCGCCGAGCCGCTGATCAATAAGCCCATGAACATTGACTGGGATGATAAAGGCCGTCTGTGGGTGGTGGAGACACCGGAGTATCCCAACGGTCTGCGTCAGGCGAATGTGGATGCCTGGAAGGACTCCGGCTCCATCAAGCCCGGCCAGTATGAGCGTGAACCGCTTGATCGTGTGTCCATTCTTTCAGACAGCGATGGCGACGGTGTGATGGACAAAAAGACCGTCTTTGCCGAGAAGATCGAACTGGCTACCAGCAGCGTGTTTTACAAGAATGGCATCATCGTCTGTGCCGCTCCAGACATTTGGTTCTTTGAAGACACGGATGGGGATGACAAGGCCGATAAACGCACCAAGATTTACACCAACCTGGGCAATCGTGATACCCATGCGGTGATCAACAACATGCGCTGGGGCATGGACGGCTGGGTGTATGCCACTCATGGTTATTCCAGCACGGAAGATGCAAAATCGGGCGATGGCAGCAAAGGCTTCGGCCCCATCGGTGCCGGCGTGGTACGCTTCAAGCCGGATGGCAGCGCCATCGAGCAATACGCCTCACGCGGCGGCAATACTTGGGGCCTCGACATCACCACCGATGGCCAGGTTTTTTATACCCAGCCTACCAGTGGCAATCACTTCATCCACGTGGTGCTGCCTGAGTATGTTTTGGCTAAAGGTAAGCTGCCCGGCGTTGTCGGCACAAACGCCATGTTGCCGAAGGAGCCCACCTATCCTGCCATGCACTGGGAGCAGCAGGCCTATGTGCAGATTGACCAGGTGGGCAGCTACACCGCCGCCGCAGGCTGCGCCATCTATGAAGGTGGTGCCTGGCCGCAGAAATGGAACTATGGCTACTTCACCACAGAACCCACGCTAAACATCGTCAGCCACTTCATGGTGGAGCCGGATGGCGTCACTTACAAAGCCAAACGCGAACCTGGTCGCGAGCAGACCGAATTCATCCGCAGCAGCAATCTCTGGTTCCGCCCCATCGAGGTCCGTGTCGGTCCGGATGGTGCGCTCTACGTGGTGGACTTCTGCAACCAAGCCATCATTCACAATGACACCCGTGGCCCCACACACGGCCCGGCCAATGCCGCTGTGCGTCCTGACCGCGACCACTATTATGGCCGTATCTGGAAAGTTCAGCACAAGCAGGCGAAGCAAGTCGCTGCCCACGTTTCGACAAACTCGAATGGCACCCAGGGCAGTGCTGCCCTGAAAACCTACGAGGCCGCTCAACAGGCTGTGCAGAGTGACACTGGCCGCCAGCAAGTGCTCAAAGACTTCGCTGGCGCTCAAGATGACTGGACTCGTTCGGCCATCATCGCGGCCTGTGGTTCGCAGGCACAGTTCTGTGTCGAGGCTGCTTTGATCAGTCCGCTGGCAGGTAAGCTAGATTCTTTTGTAGCCGCGCTACTGCCTTCTTCTTTGCCTGCGGGCGCTGCCCAACTCATCACTGCATGTGCCTCTACTGACTCCGCTGTGGATGCTTTGAAAATTACTCTCCTGCGTGGCATCTCCCAGCAGGTCAATGAAGCTCCTAAGTTTACCCCAGAGCTTACAGCTTCGCTGAATAAGCTCCTCGCCCAACCTTCGCTTGCCGCCGCTACGTTGCCATTGATCACGAAATGGGACAAAGACAGGGCGCTGGCCGCAGAGGTGAAAGCTCAACTCGGTCAATTCACCACGACGCTGTCTGACAAGGCTGCACCTGTTGAGGCACGCATCAATGCTGCCAAGGCACTCATTTCTGTCGGTGGCGAGGCCAGCGGTTCTGTCGTCCAAGCTTTAGCCGCTCCTGACTCTCCCGAAGCGCTGCAATCTGCCATCATCGCTGCCATGGATGATAGCGGGCAGGTGCTTGACCTGGTGCCTGCAATGAGCCGCCTCAAAGCGGGGCTCCAAAATAAAGCCTTCGAAGCCATCCTTAAACGTGCCGATGCTACCAGTGCTCTGCTGGCCGCTGTCAAAGAGGGCCAGTTGGATCGGGCTCTCTTTGCTCCGGGCGATGTCGCTCGTCTGCGGTCGCACCCGAACAAGCCGATCGCCCGCACGGCTAACGAATTGTTTAAAATCAACAACACCGCGAAGGATGCGATCATCGCCAAGCTGATCCCCGAGGTGGAAAAGCCGGGTAATGTGGCCAATGGCAAGATGCTCTTCAGCGCCGCCTGCGCGGTGTGTCACAAGCTAGGAGACATTGGCGTGGCCGTGGGTCCGCCGCTGGATGGCATGGGCGCTCATGGCCCGGCGGAATTGCTGATTCACATCGTGGATCCAAACCGTGAAGTGGACCCCAGTTTCTGGGCCTTCAACATCACCACGAAAAAGGGCGAAGCCCTCCAAGGCGTGATCACCAGCGAAAACACCGCTACCGTGACTCTGGCCACGCAGGTGGGCAAACGCGAGGTCGCCAAGGCAGAAATTGATAAGCGCGAAAACACCCGCCGGAGTTTGATGCCGGAGGGTCTGGATGCCTTGGGGCCGGAGGCTTTGCGTGACATCCTCGCCTTTATCTGTGGCGATGCGTCCAAGCACTATCGCATCTTAAACCTCGCTGAGGCTTATACCGCCGATAGCCGCGAAGGGGTCTTTGCAGGGCCGGCAGCCAATCAGGGGCAGGTGCGCCTGGCGAAGCTGGGCAATGTGCAGGTGAATCAGGTGCCTTTCTTCATCCAAGATGCCGCGAAAAGCGCCACGGGAGCGAACCTCATCGTGCTGAAAGGTGGCCCACCCAAGAGTCAGAGTGCGACGTTCCCAGCCAAGGTGGAGGTGCCCATTCATGTCGCAACCAAACGTCTCCAGTTGCTCAGCGGCATCGCCGGGTGGGGTTTCCCCGCTGTGAAGAATGAGGTGCCTGTGCTCAAAGCCACGGTGATCTACGACAGTGGTGAGAAAGAGGAATTCACCTTCCTCAATGGCGTCCATTTTTCTGACTATGTTCGGAATGTGGAAGTGCCGGGGTCTAACTTTGTGGAAGGCATCACCCAAGGACAGCAGATGCGTTTGATCTCCATGGACCTCACCAAAAAAGGCGTGGCTAAAACGCTCCTCCTGGAGAGCCCCGAACGCAATCCCACCGCGCCTGTCATCGTCGCCATTACGGCAGACATCGAGGGCAAAGGCCCCGCGCCTGCGAATGCCTCAGGTGGCCGTAAAGACAACGCTCAAATGGAACCCAAAGAAGGCGGTAAAGGTGATGGTCCCCTCGTCCCTGCCACTCCTCCCCAGTGGGAAGCGGGCAAGACCAAGGTCCTGGTCATTGGCGGAGGCTCCTCACACAACTTCGCCACCTTCTTCGGCAGCACGGATGTGGCCACGTTGAAGACCGCCGGCTATAGCGTCCACTACACGGAAGATCGGGATCAGGCCGCCAGCGAGCTGCCCCAGGCGGACGTGGCTGTCGTCAGTGTGAACCGGAAGTTCTTTGATACAGCGGCTTATCGCAAAGCCCTCATGGACTTTGCCGCCGCAGGGAAGGGCATCATCATGCTGCACCCCGGCACGTGGTATGGTTTCACGGGCTGGCCTGAATTGAACGCGCAGATCGTCGGAGGTGGCTCACGGGGGCACGACAAGATTCATCCTTTCGAAGTGAAGACGGTAAAGGAACACCCCATCATGGAAGGAGTGCCCGCCAGCTTTACGGTGGAGGACGAATTGTATTACATGAATGCGGAGCCTGAGAAAATCCCCGCAGGCACCGCTGCCATCGAAGTGCTGGCAGAGACCAGCCCCAGCAACAAATTCAACAAACCGCATCCTAGCATCTGGATCACGAAGCATCCGACGGCGAAAGTGGTGGGCATTGCGCTGGGGCATGACCAACGTGTTCATGACATGGAGGCTTTCCAGAAACTGCTGACGAATGCCGTGAAATGGGCGTCTGGTAAGTAG
- a CDS encoding sugar phosphate isomerase/epimerase family protein, with product MGRPVTLFTGQWADLSFDTMLQKAKAFGYDGVELACWGDHFEVAKADQAYCDAKRAALKAAGLQCHAISTHLVGQAVCDNIDPRHAQILPPHIYGDGEPEGVRQRAAEEIIKTAHAAKRFGVNVVNGFTGSSIWHLVYSFPPNLPGQIDAGYADFAKRWIPIFDEFQKLGVRFALEVHPTEIAFDIASAERALQAVDYHPAFGFNYDPSHFGYQGVDYVKFLYKFSDRIYHVHMKDVAWNLGVDAGVFGGHVDFHKPSRYWDFKSVGRGNINFEKIIRALNDISYGGPLSVEWEDGAMDREFGATESAAFVKKLDFPPSKIIFDAQFAENSK from the coding sequence ATGGGCAGACCCGTCACCCTCTTCACCGGCCAGTGGGCCGATCTCTCCTTTGACACCATGCTGCAGAAGGCCAAGGCCTTTGGGTATGATGGTGTCGAGCTCGCCTGCTGGGGCGACCACTTCGAAGTCGCCAAGGCGGATCAGGCCTACTGCGATGCCAAACGCGCCGCGCTGAAAGCCGCCGGCCTCCAGTGCCACGCCATCTCCACCCACCTTGTGGGCCAGGCCGTGTGCGACAACATTGATCCCCGCCACGCCCAGATCCTGCCTCCCCACATTTATGGCGATGGTGAACCGGAAGGCGTGCGCCAGCGCGCGGCAGAAGAAATCATCAAGACCGCCCATGCCGCCAAGCGTTTCGGCGTGAATGTCGTGAACGGCTTCACGGGCAGCTCCATCTGGCATCTGGTGTATTCTTTCCCGCCGAACCTGCCAGGCCAGATCGACGCAGGTTATGCCGACTTTGCCAAACGCTGGATCCCCATCTTCGATGAATTCCAGAAGCTGGGCGTGCGCTTCGCCCTCGAAGTCCACCCAACGGAAATCGCCTTCGACATCGCCAGTGCCGAGCGTGCCCTCCAGGCCGTGGATTACCATCCGGCCTTCGGTTTCAACTATGACCCGAGCCACTTCGGCTACCAGGGCGTGGACTATGTGAAGTTCCTCTACAAGTTCAGCGACCGCATCTATCACGTACACATGAAGGACGTGGCCTGGAACCTGGGCGTGGACGCAGGCGTCTTCGGAGGTCATGTGGACTTCCACAAGCCTAGCCGCTACTGGGACTTCAAGTCCGTGGGCCGTGGCAACATCAACTTCGAGAAGATCATCCGCGCGCTGAATGACATCAGCTACGGTGGTCCTCTCAGTGTCGAGTGGGAAGACGGCGCGATGGACCGCGAGTTCGGAGCCACTGAATCTGCCGCTTTCGTGAAGAAACTCGACTTCCCGCCGTCGAAGATCATCTTCGATGCGCAGTTCGCCGAGAACAGCAAGTAA
- a CDS encoding class I SAM-dependent RNA methyltransferase has protein sequence MVPRKFVAHPFAYHQELDVRIDNLTNEGSGVARVDGWVVFVPFALPGELVRCRIYRNHKNYSNADLVEVLEPSSERVAAPCPLFGTCGGCQYQHLDYAKQIEWKRRQVEELLKHMAKIEHPVLPVIASPKQYEYRSKITPHFHKPKAGEIGAIGFLRVGTRNAMVDVEQCPIAMRQLNEQLTVVRAEARANQEAFKNGATLLMRAAVNGVLTKADQIAIEQVGDVKFEFQAGDFFQNNPFILADFVGYAVDEAKSAGAQYLVDAYCGSGLFGISAARHFQEVIGVELSESAVRKAAHNAEINGLTNCRFLAADAREIFKEVPHAGKETVVIIDPPRAGCSEEFLQQLFAFDPKRVVYISCNPATQMRDLVLFTEAGFKLEKVQPFDLFPQTKHLECVMTLSR, from the coding sequence ATGGTCCCACGCAAGTTTGTCGCCCACCCTTTCGCCTATCACCAGGAGCTCGATGTCCGCATCGATAACCTGACCAATGAGGGCAGCGGAGTCGCGCGTGTGGATGGCTGGGTCGTCTTTGTCCCATTTGCCCTGCCTGGGGAGTTAGTGCGCTGCCGCATCTACCGCAATCACAAGAACTACAGCAATGCCGACTTGGTAGAAGTGCTGGAGCCTTCCAGCGAGCGCGTGGCTGCCCCCTGCCCTCTTTTTGGCACCTGTGGCGGCTGCCAGTACCAGCACCTCGATTACGCGAAACAGATCGAATGGAAACGGCGGCAGGTGGAAGAGTTGCTGAAGCACATGGCGAAGATTGAGCACCCGGTGCTGCCTGTGATTGCCTCGCCCAAGCAATACGAATACCGCTCCAAAATCACCCCGCATTTTCACAAACCGAAGGCGGGAGAAATCGGGGCCATTGGCTTTCTGCGCGTGGGAACTCGCAATGCGATGGTGGATGTGGAGCAGTGCCCCATCGCCATGCGCCAGCTCAATGAACAACTCACCGTCGTTCGTGCAGAAGCTCGGGCCAATCAGGAGGCGTTTAAAAACGGAGCCACACTCCTGATGCGAGCTGCCGTGAATGGCGTGCTGACGAAAGCGGACCAAATCGCCATCGAACAGGTGGGCGACGTGAAGTTCGAATTCCAGGCAGGCGACTTCTTCCAAAACAATCCCTTCATCCTGGCTGACTTCGTGGGTTACGCCGTGGATGAAGCCAAATCAGCGGGAGCTCAGTACCTAGTGGATGCCTACTGTGGCAGCGGCCTTTTTGGCATCAGTGCCGCCCGTCATTTCCAGGAAGTCATCGGCGTGGAACTTTCCGAGAGTGCTGTCCGCAAAGCCGCCCATAACGCTGAAATCAATGGCCTCACCAACTGCCGCTTCCTGGCAGCAGATGCTCGCGAAATCTTCAAAGAAGTGCCGCACGCCGGCAAGGAAACCGTGGTCATCATTGACCCTCCACGAGCCGGCTGTAGTGAAGAGTTCCTGCAGCAGCTTTTTGCCTTCGATCCCAAGCGCGTGGTTTACATCTCCTGCAATCCCGCCACCCAGATGCGCGATCTCGTGCTCTTCACGGAAGCAGGATTCAAGCTGGAAAAGGTCCAGCCCTTTGATCTCTTCCCCCAGACCAAGCACCTGGAGTGTGTGATGACGCTGAGCCGTTGA